In Rhineura floridana isolate rRhiFlo1 chromosome 1, rRhiFlo1.hap2, whole genome shotgun sequence, the following proteins share a genomic window:
- the LOC133365813 gene encoding uncharacterized protein LOC133365813: MAIKKVAENLEVIMFQKIMKQTLRQGSKELKIELSKMTQELKEIGDPVREENEIRDEKRKNKGKIQALEIGTNVELEKDLEFMDIRNKIYCLEFNVISEEINEDIRDKVINGLDNLLDWNDVMELDIEKIYGINCSHVTMEKLSRDEPVHFVKKKNRDMTLQQYFSNLFRIDGKKIFGIEEIPIRLLLYDYGYDSKIIMEY, translated from the coding sequence ggctgagaatctggaagtaattatgtttcagaaaataatgaaacaaaccctgcgacagggcagtaaggagctgaaaattgaactgagcaaaatgacgcaggagcttaaagaaataggggatcctgtgagagaggagaatgagatcagagatgagaaaagaaaaaataaagggaagatacaagccctggagattggaacaaatgtggaattggaaaaagatctggagtttatggatattagaaataaaatctactgtttggaatttaacgttatctctgaagaaattaatgaagatattagagataaagttatcaatggcttggataatcttctggactggaatgacgtgatggagcttgatatagagaaaatctatggaattaactgcagccatgtgacaatggaaaaactctcaagagatgagccagtgcattttgtaaaaaagaagaacagagatatgactttacaacaatatttcagcaacttattcagaattgatggcaagaaaatatttgggatagaggaaattcccatcagactcttattatatgactatggctatgacagcaagattattatggaatactga